A part of Paenibacillus sp. IHBB 10380 genomic DNA contains:
- a CDS encoding iron chelate uptake ABC transporter family permease subunit → MKVKLSFLFVIVIALIALFLLYDVGGHWDYVLPRRGKKILAMVLTGGAIAFSTIVFQTITNNRILTPSILGLDSLYMLFQTFVIYAFGSSHLTSADRNINFMISVLLMVGFSGVFYKILFRKEGHRNIYFLLLIGMILGTFFGSVSSFMEVLIDPNEFMMLQDKMFASFNNINSDLLIISIIAVIGVTVYFLQFIKYLDVISLGRDQAVNLGVNYDYVVKRLLVVVAILMSIATALVGPITFLGLLVVNVAHQFLKTYQHKYLIFGSILISIIALIGGQFIVEKVFTFSTTLSVIINFIGGAYFIYLLLKENKS, encoded by the coding sequence ATGAAGGTTAAGCTTAGTTTTTTATTCGTTATTGTGATAGCACTTATTGCGTTATTCCTTTTGTATGACGTGGGTGGTCACTGGGATTATGTTCTTCCAAGGAGAGGGAAGAAGATTCTAGCTATGGTTCTTACAGGTGGCGCAATTGCCTTCTCTACTATTGTGTTTCAGACGATTACGAACAATCGTATATTGACACCTAGCATTCTAGGTTTGGATTCGTTATATATGTTGTTTCAGACCTTTGTCATTTATGCTTTTGGATCCTCCCATCTAACATCAGCGGACCGGAATATTAATTTTATGATCTCAGTATTGTTAATGGTGGGGTTCTCAGGTGTGTTCTACAAGATTCTATTCCGCAAAGAAGGTCACAGAAATATTTACTTTCTGTTATTGATTGGTATGATACTCGGGACATTCTTTGGAAGTGTCTCTTCCTTTATGGAGGTGCTCATTGATCCTAATGAATTTATGATGCTGCAGGACAAAATGTTCGCTAGCTTCAACAACATCAATTCAGATTTGTTAATCATATCGATCATTGCGGTCATTGGCGTTACTGTGTATTTCTTGCAATTCATTAAGTATCTAGATGTCATTTCGTTAGGACGAGATCAGGCTGTCAATCTAGGTGTGAATTACGATTATGTTGTCAAAAGATTGCTTGTTGTCGTAGCCATACTGATGTCTATCGCAACGGCATTAGTCGGTCCGATTACTTTCTTAGGACTTCTGGTAGTCAATGTGGCTCATCAATTTCTCAAAACATATCAACATAAGTACTTGATCTTTGGTTCTATATTAATTAGCATCATCGCACTAATCGGAGGACAGTTCATTGTTGAGAAGGTATTTACATTCTCCACCACGTTAAGTGTCATTATCAACTTTATTGGGGGAGCATACTTTATATATCTTCTGTTAAAGGAGAATAAGTCGTGA
- a CDS encoding ABC transporter permease — MKKRYLLITLVVFSFISIFIGVKDISPMEIFHLTEDQIQTLVISRVPRLISIIIAGMSMSIVGLIMQQLTRNKFVSPTTAGTMDSARFGILVAMMVFSNATSIQKMLVAFVFALLGTFIFMKILDKVKYKDAIFIPLVGIMFGNVVGSITTFFAYKNDLIQNMASWLQGDFSVILKGRYEMLYISIPLVIIAYIFANRFTIAGMGEDFAKNLGLNYKQVVNIGLVIVAAVSSIVILTVGMIPFLGLIVPNIVTIYQGDNLKKSLSHTALLGAVFLLFCDILGRLIIYPYEISIGLTVGVIGSGIFIYLLMRRKAYA, encoded by the coding sequence ATGAAAAAGAGATATTTGCTTATTACACTTGTTGTTTTTTCATTTATTTCGATCTTCATTGGGGTCAAAGACATTTCTCCAATGGAAATCTTCCATTTAACAGAAGACCAGATTCAAACGTTGGTCATTAGTCGAGTTCCTCGTCTAATCAGTATTATCATAGCTGGAATGAGTATGAGTATTGTCGGATTAATTATGCAACAATTGACCCGTAATAAGTTTGTTTCGCCAACCACAGCAGGAACGATGGATTCCGCAAGGTTCGGAATTCTAGTCGCCATGATGGTGTTCTCTAATGCTACATCGATCCAAAAAATGTTAGTCGCATTTGTATTTGCACTTCTAGGTACATTTATCTTTATGAAGATTCTTGACAAGGTGAAATATAAAGATGCTATTTTTATCCCGCTGGTAGGTATTATGTTCGGGAATGTAGTGGGCTCGATCACGACATTTTTTGCCTATAAGAATGATCTCATTCAGAATATGGCTTCATGGTTGCAGGGGGATTTCTCAGTGATCTTGAAGGGCCGATATGAAATGTTATATATCAGTATTCCGCTCGTCATTATTGCTTACATATTTGCTAATCGGTTCACTATTGCCGGTATGGGTGAGGATTTCGCTAAGAATTTAGGTTTAAATTATAAGCAAGTCGTAAATATAGGGCTTGTCATTGTAGCGGCTGTGTCCTCAATCGTTATACTAACGGTCGGCATGATTCCCTTCTTGGGGCTGATTGTTCCGAATATTGTAACGATCTATCAAGGAGACAATCTGAAAAAGAGTCTCTCACATACCGCGTTATTAGGTGCGGTATTCCTTCTATTCTGTGACATCCTAGGTCGACTTATTATATATCCCTATGAAATATCCATTGGTCTGACTGTTGGCGTTATAGGAAGCGGGATCTTTATTTACTTACTTATGAGAAGAAAGGCATATGCATAA
- a CDS encoding C40 family peptidase gives MLKPTQYLKKRPLIVVTCIILLLCISCSKTTKKQDTTPSANAAGTFTDQVLYTDYSGKTWIPLQHAAQSLGLRIKDSGNAVQMGYTDPMYQATLGQKKASSLGTSIQLKEVPIRWKGHLYVTPESLSQLLHTDVKWNQRYHQIEISPLHDVASPSKIQQKSLTIASTSGDMSELIAYAKTFLGVPYEFGAEPYEQSKTFDCSSFTRHVFKKFNKDLPRLARDQGKEGTSITRDNLSPGDLIFFTVPNRFKNNNIPGHVGIYMGEGKFIHTWGEPGVQISELDSGHWKEVILFMRRVT, from the coding sequence ATGCTGAAGCCAACCCAATACCTAAAGAAACGCCCCCTAATAGTAGTTACTTGTATCATTCTGCTACTATGTATCTCTTGTAGTAAGACTACTAAGAAACAAGACACCACCCCTTCTGCAAATGCCGCAGGAACGTTTACCGATCAAGTCCTATACACTGATTATTCAGGAAAAACTTGGATACCGTTACAGCATGCCGCTCAATCACTCGGTCTTCGTATCAAGGATTCTGGGAACGCTGTACAAATGGGTTATACCGATCCCATGTATCAGGCCACCCTTGGACAAAAAAAGGCCTCCTCATTAGGGACAAGCATCCAATTGAAAGAAGTACCTATCCGTTGGAAAGGACATTTATATGTTACACCCGAGTCCCTCTCGCAATTGCTTCATACGGATGTTAAATGGAACCAAAGATATCACCAGATAGAAATTTCACCTCTTCATGATGTGGCCTCACCGAGTAAAATCCAACAGAAATCCTTAACGATTGCTAGCACATCAGGGGATATGAGTGAACTTATTGCATATGCCAAAACATTCTTGGGAGTCCCCTATGAATTTGGAGCGGAACCGTATGAACAATCCAAGACCTTTGATTGCTCCTCATTCACTCGACATGTATTCAAAAAATTCAATAAAGACTTGCCTAGACTGGCTAGAGACCAAGGAAAAGAAGGAACTTCAATCACACGGGACAACCTAAGCCCTGGGGATTTAATATTTTTCACCGTTCCTAACCGCTTCAAAAATAACAACATTCCAGGTCATGTGGGAATTTATATGGGAGAAGGGAAGTTTATTCATACATGGGGAGAACCAGGGGTACAGATCAGTGAATTGGATTCCGGCCACTGGAAAGAAGTGATTCTTTTTATGCGGCGTGTCACATAA
- a CDS encoding DUF4023 domain-containing protein yields MDSTHEFVKKLHDTQAKEERNKEHQGKGTPSDKLSNKKHSTNK; encoded by the coding sequence ATGGATAGTACACATGAATTCGTAAAGAAGTTACATGATACGCAGGCTAAAGAGGAACGTAATAAGGAACATCAAGGCAAAGGAACCCCAAGTGACAAATTATCCAACAAGAAGCACAGTACCAATAAATAG
- a CDS encoding aspartyl-phosphate phosphatase Spo0E family protein gives MNPITIYKLIESKRSELNTLASIYGVRDQRILVKSVQLDRIINVYMKKFQKEKIEYINNQNDKMTNSSRTKELIGML, from the coding sequence TTGAATCCAATCACAATATACAAATTGATAGAGAGTAAGCGAAGTGAATTAAATACTCTAGCAAGTATATATGGTGTTAGAGATCAGCGAATCTTGGTAAAGTCGGTACAACTTGATCGAATAATAAACGTATACATGAAGAAATTCCAAAAGGAAAAGATTGAATATATAAACAATCAAAACGATAAAATGACAAATTCAAGTCGAACTAAAGAGCTTATAGGGATGTTATGA
- a CDS encoding AI-2E family transporter, translating to MNQSPNGMKKRSRLLLQQKHITFLFVLLMIGLIILVFTKVSFVFKPLKIILATVSVPIIIATVAYYLLNPIVDLLERYKVKRGYSILCVYVLIMGLVTILVVEIVPIVREQIMGLIENFPSYSKEAQDLFESWFGSDLFSQIQQNVGFNILDFTKDISAKVATFFNSTFKGIGNVVGAVTEFVLAFIIAPFILVYLLKDGKKLPDFILHFLPVKYRSRTHKVMTEMSHQISSYIRGQIIVSFCIGILLYIGYLIIGLDYSVVLAIIAACTSMVPYLGPTIAIAPAIIVALVTSPFMLVKMIIVWTIVQLIEGKFISPQIMGKTLKIHPITIIFVILVSGKIFGLVGIILAVPGYAILKVLVMNIFQWFKESSELYESDPDVIVDEVKTEEIVMKES from the coding sequence ATGAATCAATCACCTAACGGGATGAAGAAGCGATCAAGGTTGCTACTTCAACAGAAACACATTACGTTCTTATTTGTGCTATTGATGATAGGTTTAATTATTCTGGTATTTACCAAAGTTTCATTTGTATTTAAACCACTCAAAATTATATTAGCTACGGTATCCGTGCCTATTATTATAGCTACGGTAGCCTATTATTTACTGAATCCTATTGTAGATTTATTGGAACGTTATAAGGTGAAGAGAGGTTATTCCATACTATGTGTCTATGTCCTTATCATGGGTCTGGTCACGATTCTAGTTGTTGAGATTGTTCCGATCGTGCGTGAGCAAATTATGGGCTTGATCGAGAACTTTCCCTCGTATAGTAAAGAGGCACAAGATTTATTCGAGAGTTGGTTTGGGAGTGATTTATTCTCACAAATACAGCAAAATGTCGGCTTTAACATCCTAGATTTTACTAAAGATATTTCAGCTAAAGTAGCCACATTCTTTAATAGTACATTTAAGGGAATTGGTAACGTAGTAGGAGCAGTAACAGAATTTGTACTTGCTTTTATTATTGCACCGTTTATTCTAGTATATTTACTGAAAGATGGTAAGAAATTACCTGATTTCATATTACACTTTCTTCCCGTGAAATATCGTTCGCGCACCCATAAAGTGATGACCGAAATGAGCCATCAGATCAGTTCATATATCCGTGGACAGATTATTGTAAGCTTCTGTATCGGAATACTTCTCTATATTGGATACCTTATAATTGGGCTTGATTATTCTGTCGTTCTTGCAATCATTGCAGCTTGTACTAGCATGGTTCCTTACTTGGGACCTACGATTGCTATTGCACCTGCGATTATTGTTGCACTAGTAACTTCACCATTTATGCTAGTTAAGATGATTATTGTGTGGACTATCGTTCAGCTTATTGAAGGAAAGTTTATCTCTCCGCAGATTATGGGGAAGACATTGAAAATTCATCCGATTACCATTATTTTTGTGATCTTAGTTTCTGGTAAAATTTTTGGATTGGTTGGAATCATATTAGCGGTTCCCGGCTATGCGATACTTAAAGTACTTGTCATGAACATCTTCCAATGGTTCAAAGAATCGTCGGAATTGTATGAATCTGATCCTGACGTTATAGTGGACGAAGTGAAGACTGAAGAAATCGTCATGAAAGAGTCTTGA
- a CDS encoding endospore germination permease, protein MGISIGKISIVQTIMILMLSNGLMTHVIINPMLLDASGRDSWISIVVSFIIFIPWFVLLVVFMRKSGQQKLFPWLISRTNPIIAWILIIPICIQLYLIGGTTVFHTTTWTFTNYLPSTPKLVLVVVLVIVCLYCAKLGITSIAIVSGILLPFVVLLGIFVSIANTPQKDYARLTPMLEHGWGPVFNGLVYIGGGVTELLLIVVLQHHLKSKIRMWQLLLIGTILTFISLGPIIGAITEFGPIEASKQYQSPYEQWRLVRLGEYIEHIDFLSVFQWLAGATIRISLVQYLLADLLPFKNQVMRTRFLLLIATSYILLSLLPISQNDFYLWAYELYVPATLCISVLLTLFFLYISIFTKPTKEGST, encoded by the coding sequence ATGGGCATTTCAATAGGAAAAATCAGTATTGTACAGACCATTATGATTCTGATGTTAAGTAACGGACTGATGACACACGTCATCATCAATCCTATGCTCCTCGATGCTTCAGGTAGAGATTCTTGGATTTCCATCGTGGTGTCCTTTATTATTTTCATACCTTGGTTCGTCTTACTAGTAGTGTTTATGAGAAAGTCAGGACAACAGAAACTGTTCCCATGGCTTATTTCGCGAACCAATCCAATCATCGCCTGGATACTCATCATTCCGATCTGTATACAACTTTATTTAATTGGTGGAACAACCGTATTTCATACAACAACATGGACTTTTACCAACTATCTACCCTCTACGCCAAAGCTGGTATTAGTAGTGGTCTTAGTTATTGTGTGCTTGTACTGTGCTAAGTTAGGCATTACCTCCATTGCAATAGTTTCTGGGATACTCCTTCCTTTTGTCGTTCTACTTGGTATTTTTGTGAGTATAGCGAATACGCCTCAGAAAGATTACGCACGATTGACACCCATGTTAGAACATGGATGGGGACCTGTATTTAACGGCTTAGTGTATATTGGGGGAGGTGTTACGGAGTTACTGCTTATTGTAGTCCTACAACACCATTTAAAATCCAAGATTCGCATGTGGCAACTCCTTTTAATTGGAACTATCTTAACTTTTATTTCATTAGGACCGATTATTGGAGCCATCACTGAATTCGGTCCAATAGAGGCATCTAAACAGTATCAATCCCCCTATGAACAATGGCGTCTTGTGAGACTCGGAGAATATATTGAACATATCGACTTTTTATCTGTGTTTCAATGGTTAGCCGGGGCAACGATTCGAATAAGTCTTGTACAGTATCTACTTGCGGATTTACTACCCTTTAAGAATCAAGTTATGAGGACTCGATTTCTTCTGCTCATTGCGACAAGTTACATTCTTTTGTCTTTGTTACCTATTAGTCAAAATGATTTCTATCTATGGGCGTACGAACTATATGTTCCTGCGACCTTATGTATAAGCGTGTTACTCACTTTATTTTTTCTGTATATTTCTATATTCACTAAACCGACAAAGGAGGGTTCCACTTGA
- a CDS encoding spore germination protein produces MNNHSVEETEVHWTPQTLKDMFKQSDDIHIFVHQYDESPSSTVVLIYSDGTIDSSLISRTVLPELHALYRENEEFVLHNGLMFGSLQLEPLQNKASEETLYEVIFEGSLVLFFPQLNTFLTVNISQIPGRTPEESSTEISIKGPKDGFVESIVVNVALIRKRIRSKSLCYDKLILGKRTKTKVGLLYFQDIISPKILAEIKRRLDKIDVDGIAGVGHLEEILTDSKYSLFPLLDFTGRPDFAVNCLLNGRFVIIIDGSPMVLIGPGTFTLLLKSPEDLHFSYYYVSFVRLIRALSFLLSIILPGLWVALTAYHPDQIPYSLMATISSSRFGLPFSSPVEMFLLIILLEIFREAGVRLPSSIGQTLTVIGGLIIGDASIRAGLVSPSVVVVGAVTAVCGVTLVNQTLSSVVSIVRLGLFMMSSFLGMYGLVMGVILLVIYMSRLQTFGIPYLSPLSPPIFKDIAKTLIRLPWIKIIHRPQDLKTIDSDHQGEDPT; encoded by the coding sequence TTGAACAATCATTCGGTCGAAGAAACGGAAGTACACTGGACTCCTCAAACACTAAAAGACATGTTCAAGCAATCAGACGATATACACATTTTCGTTCATCAATACGATGAGTCTCCATCTTCAACAGTGGTCCTAATATATAGTGATGGAACGATAGACTCTAGCCTAATAAGCCGTACCGTATTGCCTGAACTTCACGCATTGTATCGAGAGAATGAAGAATTCGTTCTTCATAATGGGTTAATGTTTGGATCTTTACAACTTGAACCTCTTCAGAATAAGGCTTCTGAAGAGACCCTCTATGAGGTCATATTTGAGGGTTCTCTTGTGCTTTTTTTTCCACAACTCAATACATTCTTAACCGTGAACATCAGTCAGATTCCCGGTAGAACGCCCGAAGAATCAAGCACGGAAATTTCTATTAAAGGTCCTAAGGATGGTTTTGTAGAGAGTATTGTTGTTAATGTTGCGCTCATTCGCAAACGAATTCGCAGTAAATCACTTTGTTATGATAAATTAATTCTAGGCAAAAGAACCAAAACGAAGGTAGGTTTACTCTATTTTCAAGATATCATTTCTCCTAAGATTCTGGCGGAAATTAAGCGAAGATTAGATAAGATTGATGTGGATGGCATCGCGGGTGTCGGTCATCTAGAGGAGATCCTAACCGATTCAAAGTACTCTCTTTTTCCATTACTTGATTTCACGGGTCGTCCGGACTTCGCGGTTAATTGTTTACTGAATGGAAGATTTGTCATCATTATTGATGGGAGTCCGATGGTACTGATTGGACCGGGAACATTCACTTTACTCTTGAAATCACCCGAGGATCTACATTTTAGTTATTATTATGTTTCATTTGTTCGACTCATTCGTGCGTTAAGTTTCTTATTATCTATTATACTTCCAGGACTATGGGTAGCATTAACTGCATATCACCCGGATCAGATTCCCTACTCTTTAATGGCGACTATTTCTAGTTCAAGGTTTGGACTTCCATTCTCATCACCAGTGGAAATGTTCTTACTTATCATTCTCCTTGAGATCTTTCGTGAAGCTGGGGTCCGATTACCGAGTTCAATTGGACAGACCTTAACGGTCATTGGTGGGCTAATCATAGGAGATGCTTCTATTCGTGCAGGTCTAGTATCTCCCTCTGTCGTCGTTGTTGGAGCGGTTACCGCTGTATGTGGGGTGACATTGGTTAATCAGACCCTAAGTTCAGTTGTTAGTATTGTGAGACTTGGATTATTTATGATGTCTTCTTTTCTGGGGATGTATGGTCTGGTCATGGGAGTGATCCTTCTCGTTATTTATATGTCAAGGTTGCAAACATTCGGAATCCCTTACCTATCCCCCCTTTCACCTCCTATTTTTAAAGATATAGCCAAGACTCTAATACGTTTGCCTTGGATCAAAATAATCCACAGACCACAAGATTTAAAAACCATAGACTCTGATCATCAAGGGGAAGATCCAACATGA